The Merismopedia glauca CCAP 1448/3 DNA segment TTCCCGATATGTGCGGCAATTGGCAAGCTCTAGAGGCGATATTAGCAGCCAATCCCGAAGTTTTGAATCATAATACCGAAACTATACCCCGCTTATATAAACGAGTTCGTCCTCAAGGTAAATACGATCGCTCCCTCGAATTGTTACAGAAAACCCGCCAATTGGCTCCTTGGGTTTACAGCAAATCTGGCATTATGGTGGGATTGGGAGAAACTGACGCGGAAGTCAGAGCAGTGATGGAGGATTTACGACGGGTAGATTGCGATATTTTGACTATCGGACAGTATTTGCAGCCTTCAGCTAAACATTTAGGGGTAGTTGAATTTGTCACTCCAGAACAGTTTGATGCATGGCGAGAGTATGGCGCAAGTGTCGGCTTTTTACAGGTAGTATCTTCGCCTTTGACTCGCAGTTCCTATCATGCTGAAGAAGTGAGAGCTTTAATGGCAGCATATCCCCGTTTACCTGCGAAAACAGCACTTATATAGCATTCCTAAATGATTGATAAGATTT contains these protein-coding regions:
- the lipA gene encoding lipoyl synthase, whose protein sequence is MVVKPEWLRVKAPQWERVGSVKDILRDLQLNTVCEEASCPNIGECFQAGTATFLIMGPACTRACPYCDIDFEKQPKALDPTEPERLAEAVRRLKLNHVVITSVNRDDLPDGGASQFDRCIQQVRLLSPGTTIEVLIPDMCGNWQALEAILAANPEVLNHNTETIPRLYKRVRPQGKYDRSLELLQKTRQLAPWVYSKSGIMVGLGETDAEVRAVMEDLRRVDCDILTIGQYLQPSAKHLGVVEFVTPEQFDAWREYGASVGFLQVVSSPLTRSSYHAEEVRALMAAYPRLPAKTALI